One genomic segment of Rivularia sp. PCC 7116 includes these proteins:
- the era gene encoding GTPase Era, giving the protein MNSIQDNNFSLAGEVLIPQAPPGFKSGFIGIIGRPNVGKSTLMNQLVGQKIAITSPVAQTTRNRLRGILTTEEAQLIFVDTPGIHKPHHQLGEVLVRNAKIAIESVDVLLFVVDGSTACGGGDKYIASLLERTTTPVILGINKIDSQPEDSQLIDESYLELAGVGEWQTAKFSAKTGDRLLEVQKLLIQHLEPGPYYYPPDLVTDQPERFIMGELIREQILLLTREEVPHSVAVSIDLVEETPKLTRVLATINVERDSQKGILIGKGGGMLKSIGSAAREQIQKLIAGKVYLELFVRVQAKWRHSRIRLAELGYRVEE; this is encoded by the coding sequence GTGAATAGTATTCAAGATAACAACTTTTCTCTTGCGGGAGAAGTTTTAATTCCCCAGGCTCCTCCCGGATTTAAGTCGGGTTTTATCGGTATTATCGGTCGTCCGAATGTCGGTAAATCTACTTTAATGAATCAATTAGTTGGTCAAAAAATTGCGATTACATCACCAGTAGCTCAAACTACGCGGAATCGACTGCGGGGTATTTTAACTACAGAAGAAGCACAACTAATTTTTGTAGATACACCAGGAATTCATAAACCCCATCATCAGTTGGGGGAAGTTTTGGTAAGGAATGCCAAAATAGCTATCGAATCTGTTGATGTTTTATTATTTGTAGTTGATGGTAGTACTGCTTGCGGTGGTGGAGACAAGTATATTGCTTCGTTACTCGAACGTACTACTACGCCGGTAATTTTGGGTATTAATAAAATTGATAGTCAACCTGAAGATTCTCAGTTGATAGACGAAAGTTACTTGGAATTAGCTGGCGTTGGGGAATGGCAAACAGCAAAATTTTCTGCGAAAACAGGTGATAGGCTTCTCGAAGTACAAAAATTATTAATACAACATTTAGAACCAGGACCATATTATTATCCTCCCGATTTAGTCACCGACCAACCCGAACGCTTTATTATGGGTGAATTAATTCGAGAACAGATTTTGTTGCTGACTCGCGAAGAAGTACCCCACTCGGTAGCTGTCAGCATCGACTTAGTTGAAGAAACACCGAAATTAACTCGCGTGCTGGCAACAATTAACGTTGAACGCGATTCCCAAAAAGGCATTTTGATTGGGAAAGGTGGAGGAATGCTTAAATCTATTGGCAGCGCTGCCAGGGAACAAATTCAAAAGTTAATTGCAGGCAAGGTTTACTTGGAATTATTCGTCAGAGTACAAGCAAAATGGCGACATTCACGCATAAGATTGGCGGAATTGGGATATAGAGTTGAAGAGTAA